A segment of the Cetobacterium somerae ATCC BAA-474 genome:
AGTTATATAGAAGGAAATGTAGATTTTATTTTTGGAGGAGCACAGGCTTATTTTGAAAATTGTAATATTTTTTCAAAGAAAAGAGATGAGGGAGTTGGTTATGTAATGGCCCCATCAACACTTTACAATCAAGAGATAGGATACATCTTTAATAATTGTAAATTTGATAGTGATGGAGAAAGCAATACAATTTTTATAGGTAGACCTTGGCATCCAGGAAAAAGAGCAGGATATAATCCAAGTGCAATAGTTATGAACTCATATTTAGGTTCACACATAAAAGAGGAAGGTTGGGATTCAATGTCAGGATTTTCTCCAGATGACGCTAGATTTTATGAGTATAATAATTATGGTGAAGGAAGTATTGTAAATATAAAAAGAAGAGTTTTATTAAAAGAAGAGATGAAAAATTACTCTAAAGAAAAATTGTTTGAAAATTGGAATATATAAAAATGGATGGACTCAATTGTCCATCCATTTTAGTTTATAAATTATCTTATATATTTAGAGAATTAAAGAGAAACTTCTCCTTTATCATCCCAGCACTCTACACCTGTAGAGTTAGAAAGAACGTTCTTGGTGAAAACAGGGTTTCTTTTGGCTTTTCTTTCTTCTAAATAGTGATGAATACATTCAATAGCAGGAACTCTAAGTTTAGTAATAGCATATATATTGAAAAGTGCCATGAATGCCATAAATAAATCAGCCATAGCCCAAACAGATGGAGCATCTTTGATAGAACCCCAGAAAACCATAGCAAGAGCAACAACTTTAAATGGGTTTTCTAACCATTTTTTTTCAGTATAGGCTATATTAACAATTCCGTAGAAGTAATTTCCAATAACTGATGAAAAAGCAAATAAAAATATACAAGCCATCAAGAAAATTCTACCAAAAATTCCAAGTTCATGTATCATAGCAGTTTGAGTTAATTCAATTCCTTTATGAGTAGTAGTTCCTAATACTCCAGAGAAAAGAATGATAAAAGCTGTAGCAGAACAAATAGCTAATGTAGTAACATAAACTCCTAAAGTTTGAACTAATCCCTGTTTGAAAGGGTGATCTGTAGAAGCACTAGCTCCAGCGTTTGGAGTTGATCCCATACCAGCTTCATTTGAAAAAAGACCTCTTTTAATACCTTCCATAACAATAACTCCAAGAGCACCTCCACCAGCAGCAGCTGGATCAAAAGCGTTTGTCATAATTAATGAAAGTACTCCAGGAAGAGCTGCAATGTTCTTTAAAACTATAAAAATAGCAACTACTAAATAAAATACACCCATAATTGGAACAATAATCTCTGAAACTTTTGCAATTCTATGAGCTCCTCCTAAAATGATTATAGCTGTTAATACAGTTAAAATAATAGCTCCATAAAATTGATTTATACCATACGCATGTTGAAAAGCTACTGTAATTGTATTAGCTTGAACAGCATTAAAAATAAAACCATAAGTTATTGTAATAAGAATGGAAAAAGCTACACCAAGATATTTTTTATTCATACCTAATTCCATATAATAAGCTGGTCCACCAACAAAGATTCCATCCTCTTTCTTTTTATAAATTTGAGCTAAAGTATTTTCAACTAAACTCAAACTACCAGCTACTAAAGCTAAAATCCACATCCAAAATATAGATCCCGGTCCACCAACAGATATAGCAAGGGCAACTCCTGCTAAACTACCAGTTCCAACTTTAGAACCAGCACTAATGCAAAATGCTTGGAATGGTGAAACACCTTTTCCATTTCCTTTTTCAAGCATTACTTTAAACATCTCTTTAATCTCAGTTATATTTGCAAACTTTAATTTAAAAGTGAAATATAATCCTGAAATAATAAGAACTGCGATTAAAACATAAGACCATAAAATGTTGTTAAGTGTGTTGATAATATTCATTGTTCCTCCTATATAATATATAATAAATTGTGTGTGTGTTTAGAATATTCTACATTTAAGCTCATTGCATAGGTCTTCTAAAAGACATACTCCAGCTATAGGATTTCCTTTTTGATCAAGAGCAGGTGAGTAAATACCAATTCCCATTTTATGAGGAACAACGGAAACGATTCCTCCACCAACTCCACTTTTTGACGGTAAACCAACTCTTACAGCAAACTCACCAGAGTTATCATACATTCCACATGTAACCATAAGTGTTTTTACAATTCGGCTAACTCTATTAGAAACAACTTGTTCGCCAGTACTAGTTTGTCCTTCATTAGCTAGAAATAAACCTAGTTTTGCAATTGTTTTTGCAGTGACATCAATAGAACATTGCTTAAAATAAACTTCTAAAGCTTCCTCTACATTTCCTGTGATAATTCCCTCAGATTTCAAATAATATCCCATAGCTCTATTTTTATTTCCTGTTTCAGATTCACTTAAATAAACCTTTGGGTTTAGTTCAAGAGATGGGTCTTCTGTTATTTTTTTGAAAAATTCAAGAAGTCGATTGAATTTATCCTTTGCATCATCACCTTTAATCATAGAAGATACAACGATAGCTCCAGCATTAATCATAGGATTATATGGTTTTCTTCTACTAGATGTTTCTAATTTTCTAATAGAGTTAAATGGGTCTCCACTAGGGTCCATTCCAACTTTAGAGAATACATATTCCTCTCCATTATCTAAAATAGCTAACATAAGCGCAACTACTTTAGAGATACTTTGTACTGTGAATTTATTATCATAATCTCCAGCAAAGTATTCATTTCCCTCATTATCTAAAATATATATTCCAAGATTTCTGGGGTTTGTTTTTTCTAATTCAGGGATATAACTTGCGACTTTCCCTAATTCAGTTGTCTTTCTGTGTTTTTCAACTAATTCTTTTAGTAATTCTTGCATTTTTTACCTCCTAAAAGTACTGTTACTAAACTTTGTATATAATTATAA
Coding sequences within it:
- a CDS encoding alanine/glycine:cation symporter family protein, whose protein sequence is MNIINTLNNILWSYVLIAVLIISGLYFTFKLKFANITEIKEMFKVMLEKGNGKGVSPFQAFCISAGSKVGTGSLAGVALAISVGGPGSIFWMWILALVAGSLSLVENTLAQIYKKKEDGIFVGGPAYYMELGMNKKYLGVAFSILITITYGFIFNAVQANTITVAFQHAYGINQFYGAIILTVLTAIIILGGAHRIAKVSEIIVPIMGVFYLVVAIFIVLKNIAALPGVLSLIMTNAFDPAAAGGGALGVIVMEGIKRGLFSNEAGMGSTPNAGASASTDHPFKQGLVQTLGVYVTTLAICSATAFIILFSGVLGTTTHKGIELTQTAMIHELGIFGRIFLMACIFLFAFSSVIGNYFYGIVNIAYTEKKWLENPFKVVALAMVFWGSIKDAPSVWAMADLFMAFMALFNIYAITKLRVPAIECIHHYLEERKAKRNPVFTKNVLSNSTGVECWDDKGEVSL
- a CDS encoding pectinesterase family protein; protein product: MLIQVNNDESIQNIIDSIQHHQVVIYLKNGIYREKILIDKPNITLVGEEKGKVILVWSDASGTLMREDSAKTYGTSGSATVTLTSNAKGFKAENIVFKNDFGYPKSFLKDKQAVALKNDADKSLFIGCEFLGYQDTLYANKGRQYYKDSYIEGNVDFIFGGAQAYFENCNIFSKKRDEGVGYVMAPSTLYNQEIGYIFNNCKFDSDGESNTIFIGRPWHPGKRAGYNPSAIVMNSYLGSHIKEEGWDSMSGFSPDDARFYEYNNYGEGSIVNIKRRVLLKEEMKNYSKEKLFENWNI
- the glsA gene encoding glutaminase A, with translation MQELLKELVEKHRKTTELGKVASYIPELEKTNPRNLGIYILDNEGNEYFAGDYDNKFTVQSISKVVALMLAILDNGEEYVFSKVGMDPSGDPFNSIRKLETSSRRKPYNPMINAGAIVVSSMIKGDDAKDKFNRLLEFFKKITEDPSLELNPKVYLSESETGNKNRAMGYYLKSEGIITGNVEEALEVYFKQCSIDVTAKTIAKLGLFLANEGQTSTGEQVVSNRVSRIVKTLMVTCGMYDNSGEFAVRVGLPSKSGVGGGIVSVVPHKMGIGIYSPALDQKGNPIAGVCLLEDLCNELKCRIF